The Planctomycetia bacterium genome window below encodes:
- a CDS encoding protein kinase: MTPDERIAELLEAWEEAQALGHSLTTAQLCQGEPELQTLLERRIQALAAMDLVLATPQPTAFAQTLDACGTTDLMPSRVASAGSFIGAYEVLCMISSGGMGVVYLCHQRHPARHVAVKTIKPGQLSESAIARFQYEVSVLGRLNHPGIAQIYEAGTHQEGHVVHPYFVMEYIDGQPIHLFARTKRLGTRQRVELLIDVCRAVEHAHEHGVIHRDLKPSNILVRTDGQVKVLDFGIALATEELNEPAASFANESGAIGTPAYMSPEQASGVQTADSRSDVYSLGTVLYELLSGSTPLSSDDRSLPALLKAIQEETPRELGQFDRELRGDMEAIVNKALAKQPARRYQSVTDFAADLKRYLTAEPIEARKVGPVQRLGYWYRRNPWLAAAEFAAIGGLLGAAALSVVLAITNQQLRQSRDEFQQSAQNAARLAYVHSLRLCEDNPAAAALWMARGLETGRTLTPELDVPIRQSLALLRPRIHRLEACAELDAEGTSRQSLLAGNGPLLLAKGKYLQLWNEGNLTLRGPRISPAENGAISICMRDEDVALAGHLGYSTLWSLATGEAVGPLNSQAGRVVTVAFDADRRLSAAGDQNGGIVVADAKTGVALRRLSGHSDLISALQFSADGRRLVSTSHDTTAIVWNVEDGAMIGKPLPHSHTVECAALVSDGSRLFTGCADGSIYEWDVDSHVLLRTVREHAAEVSSLTLADDGRLLASTSWDSTSRLWNVDAAGIHARSVFRHQAAVRSAVFDADQRRLITAGNDGLIGVWDCATGHQVGSFLRHDGALLRADVTASAQVVAASGNSLRAWRLTETDSHHRTMNLRGTSQLATRIMPLRSGILALADKSVHQWISDATQSRSLVAGTAEAACTSNDGAAIAVANEDATIRVWQANSTTTEIHGAPIRSPSRVRKLALDAINGQLAAGCDDGNIYLWDVSRRQPMRELKLGPPVDCVALHASRGLLLAGSDSGLLRIWNIRDGKLLAEKEYTRQLRHISLNRDGTRAFIACRDRTARLWDLEHFREMHAPCRHDDAVRATCIQPDGRLAATVTRSHVVQLWDMETGLRVGAPERFGAVCGLWFAADEWLIVAKEDGQLTAVEIPSPLAGNVPQIARWSESITGARLASDGAIEPLPAVDWPRASVELAPAIARPTATVHQLIFSGPETSVDSQRAR; this comes from the coding sequence ATGACGCCCGACGAGCGAATCGCGGAACTGCTGGAGGCGTGGGAAGAAGCGCAAGCTTTAGGGCACTCGCTTACGACGGCGCAACTATGCCAGGGCGAACCTGAGTTGCAGACGCTGCTCGAACGGCGCATTCAGGCGCTCGCGGCGATGGATTTAGTGTTGGCAACGCCTCAACCTACGGCGTTTGCCCAGACGCTCGACGCCTGCGGCACGACCGACTTAATGCCCAGCCGAGTGGCCAGCGCCGGCTCGTTCATCGGCGCCTACGAAGTACTCTGCATGATCAGCAGCGGAGGCATGGGCGTCGTCTATTTGTGCCATCAACGGCATCCCGCCCGACACGTGGCGGTCAAGACGATCAAGCCAGGGCAGTTGTCGGAGTCCGCGATCGCGCGCTTTCAATACGAAGTCTCGGTGCTCGGTCGACTGAACCATCCGGGAATTGCGCAGATCTATGAGGCGGGTACGCATCAAGAAGGGCATGTCGTCCATCCCTATTTCGTGATGGAATACATCGACGGCCAACCGATTCACCTGTTTGCGCGCACCAAGCGATTGGGCACGCGGCAGCGCGTGGAGTTGTTGATCGACGTATGCCGCGCCGTCGAGCACGCGCATGAGCACGGCGTAATTCACCGCGATCTGAAACCTTCGAACATCCTGGTGCGCACGGACGGTCAGGTCAAAGTGCTCGATTTCGGCATCGCACTCGCGACCGAAGAACTCAACGAACCGGCGGCGTCATTCGCAAATGAATCGGGGGCGATCGGCACGCCCGCTTACATGAGTCCCGAGCAGGCTTCGGGAGTCCAGACGGCGGATTCGCGTTCCGACGTTTACTCGCTGGGCACGGTGTTGTACGAGCTGCTCAGCGGATCGACGCCGCTTTCCAGTGACGATCGCTCGCTTCCCGCGCTCCTGAAGGCGATTCAGGAAGAAACGCCGCGTGAGTTAGGGCAATTCGATCGTGAACTGCGCGGAGATATGGAGGCTATTGTCAACAAAGCGTTGGCCAAACAGCCCGCTCGACGATATCAATCCGTGACGGACTTTGCGGCGGATCTGAAACGCTATCTGACGGCGGAGCCGATCGAAGCGCGCAAGGTTGGGCCAGTCCAACGCCTCGGTTACTGGTACCGACGCAATCCGTGGCTCGCCGCCGCCGAGTTCGCCGCCATCGGCGGGCTATTGGGCGCCGCCGCGCTGTCGGTGGTGTTGGCAATTACCAATCAGCAGTTGCGACAATCGCGCGACGAGTTTCAACAATCGGCCCAAAACGCGGCCCGTCTGGCGTATGTTCATAGTTTGCGGCTGTGCGAGGATAATCCCGCAGCGGCGGCGCTCTGGATGGCGCGAGGCCTGGAAACTGGGCGAACCCTTACGCCCGAGCTGGATGTCCCCATTCGGCAAAGCCTGGCCTTGCTAAGACCGCGGATTCACCGGCTCGAAGCTTGTGCCGAACTCGATGCCGAGGGTACGTCGCGTCAGTCGCTGTTGGCAGGGAACGGCCCCTTGCTCCTGGCGAAAGGGAAGTACCTTCAACTTTGGAACGAAGGCAACTTAACGCTACGCGGTCCGCGTATTTCGCCAGCGGAAAATGGTGCGATTTCCATTTGCATGCGCGACGAAGACGTCGCGCTGGCGGGGCACCTCGGATACTCGACACTTTGGAGTCTCGCGACGGGCGAGGCGGTCGGACCGCTCAATTCACAAGCAGGCCGCGTGGTCACCGTGGCGTTCGACGCCGATCGGCGACTCTCCGCGGCGGGCGATCAGAATGGAGGCATTGTGGTCGCCGACGCAAAGACGGGCGTAGCGCTGCGTCGACTGAGCGGGCACAGCGACTTGATCAGCGCGCTTCAATTCAGTGCGGACGGGCGACGGTTAGTTTCCACAAGTCACGACACGACGGCCATCGTTTGGAATGTCGAGGACGGCGCGATGATCGGCAAACCATTGCCTCACTCGCATACCGTGGAATGCGCTGCCCTGGTTAGCGACGGAAGCCGCCTGTTTACCGGTTGCGCGGATGGAAGCATTTACGAATGGGACGTCGACTCGCACGTCTTGCTACGAACCGTGCGTGAACACGCTGCGGAAGTATCGAGCCTGACGCTCGCGGACGACGGTCGTCTGCTGGCATCCACTTCTTGGGATAGTACGTCGCGACTTTGGAACGTCGACGCCGCCGGCATTCATGCACGAAGCGTCTTTCGACATCAGGCGGCCGTGCGTTCTGCCGTGTTTGACGCGGATCAACGCCGACTCATTACCGCCGGCAATGACGGCTTGATCGGCGTCTGGGACTGCGCCACGGGGCATCAAGTCGGGTCATTCTTGCGGCATGACGGGGCGTTACTACGCGCGGATGTCACCGCGAGTGCCCAGGTCGTAGCAGCGAGTGGAAACTCGTTGCGCGCCTGGCGCCTGACGGAGACTGATTCACATCATCGGACGATGAATTTGCGCGGGACGAGCCAATTGGCAACGCGAATCATGCCGCTGCGGAGCGGAATCCTTGCACTCGCCGACAAATCGGTGCATCAGTGGATTTCCGACGCGACGCAATCGCGTAGCCTGGTCGCGGGAACCGCTGAAGCGGCTTGTACTTCGAATGACGGAGCTGCGATCGCGGTGGCGAATGAGGACGCGACGATTCGCGTTTGGCAGGCGAATTCGACAACCACGGAGATTCATGGAGCACCGATCCGTTCGCCGTCCCGCGTGCGCAAGTTGGCTCTGGACGCGATCAATGGCCAACTCGCGGCCGGCTGCGACGATGGCAATATCTACTTGTGGGACGTGTCAAGGCGGCAACCGATGCGCGAATTGAAACTGGGCCCGCCCGTTGATTGCGTGGCGCTCCACGCGTCTCGTGGACTCCTCCTGGCGGGGTCCGATTCGGGACTTTTGCGGATTTGGAATATCCGAGACGGGAAGTTGCTCGCCGAAAAAGAGTATACGCGTCAGCTAAGACACATCTCACTCAATCGAGACGGAACGCGCGCGTTCATCGCTTGCCGAGATCGAACAGCGCGACTCTGGGACCTGGAACATTTTCGAGAAATGCACGCGCCTTGCCGCCACGACGACGCGGTCCGCGCGACCTGCATTCAGCCCGACGGCCGATTAGCGGCTACGGTGACGCGCAGCCACGTCGTGCAGCTTTGGGACATGGAGACCGGTCTTCGCGTGGGTGCGCCGGAACGGTTCGGCGCCGTCTGCGGACTTTGGTTTGCCGCCGACGAATGGCTAATCGTGGCCAAGGAGGACGGACAACTGACAGCCGTCGAGATTCCATCTCCGCTCGCGGGAAACGTCCCACAGATCGCCCGCTGGTCCGAGTCTATCACGGGAGCTCGGTTGGCGTCCGACGGGGCGATCGAGCCGTTGCCTGCCGTGGATTGGCCGAGAGCTAGTGTAGAGCTGGCCCCAGCGATCGCGCGTCCAACAGCGACGGTCCATCAACTCATTTTCTCCGGGCCGGAAACCAGCGTCGACAGTCAACGGGCGCGCTAA